From one Triticum urartu cultivar G1812 chromosome 3, Tu2.1, whole genome shotgun sequence genomic stretch:
- the LOC125549424 gene encoding abscisic stress-ripening protein 2-like, with product MGRHSSSSGKTEAGGEQYRKEEKHHKHMEKLAKLGAVAAGAYARHEKHKARKDPEHARSHKMKETIAATVAAGSAGFAIHEHHKKKEAKKHARHAHHH from the exons ATGGGCCGCcacagcagcagcagcggcaAGACCGAGGCCGGCGGCGAGCAGTACCGCAAGGAGGAGAAGCATCACAAGCACATGGAGAAGCTGGCCAAGCTCGGTGCCGTCGCCGCCGGAGCATACGCTAGG CACGAGAAGCACAAGGCGAGGAAGGACCCGGAGCATGCGAGGTCGCACAAGATGAAGGAGACGATCGCCGCCACTGTCGCCGCCGGCAGCGCAGGATTCGCCATCCACGAGCACCACAAGAAGAAAGAGGCCAAGAAGCACGCTCGTCATGCCCACCACCACTGA